The following proteins are co-located in the Poseidonibacter antarcticus genome:
- a CDS encoding DUF6597 domain-containing transcriptional factor: protein MFNSKMFLPDYRLNNWIKVYWFLEGRGVENSSSYRQILPDGCATIVIVLDGVMNLNHYKNGKIKRGIHIVPPVIKPHYDLISDNINLIDIQLNPSVFYKLFKVPVSELENKIYSFDDISLDFDNSILEKLYKVKNNKTKMNSLLNTYMIDLFNKLDFKEDEIILSINELYKFGDLNKFFANHNLSVRQLERKVKSYSGLTPKNLSKLGRFYSILEYMKFRQFNIKFSQLSQEHNFSDQSHFIREFKSFSNETPSRFIKDTNNYPQFNGLCHLTEIIHHK, encoded by the coding sequence ATGTTTAATTCAAAGATGTTTTTACCTGACTATAGATTAAATAATTGGATAAAAGTGTACTGGTTTTTAGAAGGAAGAGGAGTTGAAAATAGCTCTTCTTATAGACAAATACTACCAGATGGCTGTGCTACTATTGTCATAGTTTTAGATGGAGTAATGAACTTAAACCACTATAAAAATGGTAAAATAAAAAGAGGTATTCATATAGTCCCTCCTGTAATTAAACCTCATTATGACTTAATCAGTGATAATATTAATTTAATTGATATTCAACTAAATCCTAGTGTATTTTATAAACTTTTTAAAGTTCCCGTAAGTGAATTAGAGAATAAAATTTATTCATTTGATGATATTTCGCTAGATTTTGATAACTCTATTTTAGAGAAACTTTATAAGGTAAAGAATAATAAAACTAAGATGAACTCTTTACTTAATACATATATGATTGATTTATTTAATAAATTAGATTTTAAAGAAGATGAAATAATTTTAAGTATTAATGAACTCTATAAATTTGGAGATTTAAACAAGTTTTTTGCTAATCATAATCTATCTGTAAGACAATTAGAAAGGAAAGTAAAAAGCTACTCAGGATTAACTCCAAAAAATTTAAGTAAATTAGGAAGGTTTTATTCAATTTTAGAATATATGAAATTTAGACAATTTAATATAAAGTTTAGCCAATTATCACAAGAACATAATTTTTCTGATCAATCACATTTTATAAGAGAGTTTAAATCATTTTCTAATGAAACACCATCAAGATTTATTAAAGATACAAATAATTATCCACAATTTAACGGATTATGTCATTTAACTGAAATCATTCATCATAAATAA
- a CDS encoding MutS-related protein, producing the protein MREEVAEILSDKKTLLTIIYFKLQRLFEKKYGKNTLVLIEIGTFFEVYEVNNDEEQIGKAKEIAELLNIQLTRKNKTILENSQTNPIMAGVPAISLEKHLARIIAEQKYTVVLIKQKGVPPNVSRYLDTVVSPGTNFDFVLNQDENNITSILIDQIRGIYLLGYSAIDVTTGKCYYNEVHGTSEDKFFALDEVFNYMNMHKTNEVIVTFADKNINQKEVIDYLELSLKTFHIGSFRPKISYQNELFKNVFNIQSLLTSIEHLDMERVPLSTESLCVLIDFVIGHDSNIIQKLSLPNKLDISKYIYLGNNAIEQLNIIETSHNPSLIKLINNTSTAMGKRLLKERLTHPVKDPKELLRRFALSKELYDYHLPIENELANIYDIERLTRRIKLNRLHPFELNYLYDSLLSIKEVVSFMENYKFITPPCSSSELELFIQSIDSTFDLSICGKYMLKDVDGNMVNSGINTKIDELNTQNDVLYSKLELLRTHILSFLNASEDSNFVGINRLDKEGFFLTLTKNRFNLIKEKLLNSHIIIDDELLLFKDFNIKVQTNSVKVFCKLTDEVSDKYVHNLRKIIELNKLVFQEKIAEFEKKFASVLEELVQFIAEVDLTVSNIKTAKKNNYVCPKIVKTKDNENFIEVIDLRHPIIESNEEQGIYVPNDIILGELSLASKEYKNNVIIKNSNPININNNKMHGVLLYGINSSGKSSLMKAIGIAVILAQAGFYVPAKSMRFSIFDAVYTRISGADNIAKGLSSFAVEMLELKNIFNRATKKSLILGDEISHSTETMSGLSIVASSILKLSKLEAIFVFATHLHQLPEIEEIEKLKNIIALHLSVMYNNEDDKLIFDRKLAFGSGSSMYGLEYAKSLHMDKEFLSVANDIRKKLTNDYDSVERLSQRKTSKYNKNVYSSTCVICGKACDDVHHIKEQNTANKDGFIGHINQNHKYNLIPLCKEHHKMVHDGTINVNGFVATSNGLELHYSMIE; encoded by the coding sequence GTGAGAGAAGAAGTAGCTGAAATATTAAGTGATAAAAAAACACTTTTAACAATTATATATTTCAAATTACAAAGATTATTTGAAAAGAAGTATGGAAAAAATACTCTTGTTCTTATTGAAATAGGTACTTTTTTTGAAGTATATGAAGTTAATAATGATGAAGAACAAATAGGAAAAGCAAAAGAAATTGCAGAATTATTAAATATTCAATTAACTAGAAAAAATAAAACTATTTTAGAAAACTCTCAAACTAACCCTATAATGGCAGGAGTTCCTGCAATATCACTTGAAAAGCACTTAGCTAGAATAATTGCTGAACAAAAATATACAGTAGTATTAATCAAACAAAAAGGTGTTCCACCAAATGTATCAAGATACTTAGATACAGTTGTAAGTCCTGGCACAAATTTTGATTTTGTATTAAATCAAGATGAAAATAATATAACTTCAATCTTGATAGATCAAATAAGAGGTATTTATTTACTTGGATATTCTGCTATTGATGTAACAACTGGAAAATGTTATTACAATGAAGTTCACGGAACAAGTGAAGATAAATTTTTTGCATTAGATGAAGTATTTAATTATATGAATATGCATAAAACAAATGAAGTTATAGTTACTTTTGCTGATAAAAATATAAATCAAAAAGAAGTAATTGATTATTTAGAATTATCTTTAAAAACTTTTCATATTGGTTCTTTTAGACCAAAAATTTCTTATCAAAATGAATTATTTAAAAATGTATTTAATATTCAATCACTATTAACATCAATTGAACATCTTGATATGGAAAGAGTTCCTTTAAGTACAGAATCTCTTTGTGTATTAATAGATTTTGTAATAGGTCATGACTCAAATATTATTCAAAAACTCTCACTTCCTAATAAATTAGATATTAGTAAATATATTTATTTAGGAAATAATGCTATTGAGCAATTAAATATAATTGAAACATCGCATAATCCAAGTTTAATAAAACTTATAAACAATACTTCAACAGCAATGGGAAAAAGACTTTTAAAAGAAAGATTAACACATCCTGTAAAAGATCCAAAAGAGCTATTAAGAAGATTTGCTTTATCAAAAGAATTATATGATTATCATCTTCCAATTGAAAATGAGTTAGCAAATATTTATGATATTGAAAGATTAACAAGAAGAATTAAACTAAATCGTTTACATCCTTTTGAATTAAACTATTTATATGATTCACTTCTTAGTATAAAAGAAGTTGTAAGCTTTATGGAAAATTATAAGTTTATTACTCCACCTTGTTCAAGTAGTGAACTAGAGCTATTTATACAATCTATTGATTCAACATTTGACTTATCAATTTGTGGTAAATATATGTTAAAAGACGTTGATGGAAATATGGTAAATAGTGGAATAAATACTAAAATAGATGAATTAAATACTCAAAATGATGTTTTATATTCAAAATTAGAGCTTTTAAGAACACATATTTTAAGTTTTTTAAATGCTAGTGAAGATTCTAATTTTGTAGGAATTAATAGATTAGATAAAGAAGGATTTTTTTTAACACTAACAAAAAATAGATTTAATCTAATAAAAGAAAAATTACTTAATTCACATATTATAATTGATGATGAACTATTATTATTTAAAGATTTTAATATAAAAGTACAAACAAATTCAGTAAAAGTATTCTGTAAATTAACTGATGAGGTTTCAGATAAATATGTACATAATTTAAGAAAAATCATTGAATTAAATAAACTAGTTTTTCAAGAGAAAATAGCAGAATTTGAGAAAAAGTTTGCATCTGTTTTAGAAGAATTAGTCCAGTTTATAGCAGAAGTTGATTTAACAGTATCAAATATAAAAACAGCGAAAAAGAATAATTATGTTTGCCCAAAAATTGTAAAAACAAAAGATAATGAAAACTTTATTGAAGTTATTGATTTAAGACATCCAATAATTGAATCAAATGAAGAGCAAGGTATTTATGTACCAAATGATATTATTTTAGGCGAACTTAGTCTTGCATCTAAAGAGTATAAAAATAATGTAATTATTAAAAACTCAAATCCTATAAATATAAACAATAATAAAATGCACGGTGTTTTATTATATGGAATTAACTCATCAGGAAAATCCTCTTTAATGAAAGCAATTGGAATAGCAGTGATTTTAGCACAAGCAGGTTTTTATGTACCTGCAAAATCAATGCGATTTTCTATTTTTGATGCAGTTTATACAAGAATAAGTGGAGCTGATAATATCGCAAAAGGATTATCGTCTTTTGCAGTTGAAATGCTAGAATTAAAAAATATATTTAATAGAGCTACAAAAAAATCACTAATCCTAGGAGATGAAATATCTCATAGTACAGAAACAATGAGTGGATTATCAATAGTTGCAAGTTCTATTTTAAAGCTTTCAAAATTAGAAGCTATTTTTGTATTTGCAACGCATTTACATCAGTTACCAGAAATAGAAGAGATTGAAAAACTAAAAAATATAATAGCACTTCATTTATCAGTAATGTATAATAATGAAGATGACAAATTAATTTTTGATAGAAAATTAGCTTTCGGAAGTGGTTCTTCTATGTATGGATTAGAGTATGCAAAATCATTGCATATGGATAAAGAGTTTTTATCTGTAGCAAATGATATTAGAAAAAAACTAACAAATGATTATGATTCAGTAGAAAGATTATCACAACGTAAAACTTCTAAATATAATAAAAACGTCTATAGTTCAACATGCGTGATTTGTGGAAAAGCTTGTGATGATGTACACCATATAAAAGAGCAAAATACAGCAAATAAAGATGGATTTATAGGCCATATAAATCAAAACCATAAATATAATTTAATACCTTTATGTAAAGAACATCACAAAATGGTACATGATGGAACGATAAATGTAAATGGATTTGTAGCTACTTCTAATGGTTTGGAATTACATTATTCAATGATTGAGTAA
- a CDS encoding heme-binding domain-containing protein produces the protein MKKTLLTFFVIFLVMQFIRVEQSDTAIIKDQEIKAPLEVYSILESSCFDCHSNKAEWPWYSQIAPASWVISSHVNSGRDALNFSIWETYTQEEKQEELKAIYRTVYTVMPLPSYIWLHPEADLTKEQRSLIRKWTGVRK, from the coding sequence ATGAAAAAAACACTCCTAACTTTTTTTGTAATATTTTTAGTAATGCAGTTTATAAGAGTAGAGCAAAGTGATACAGCAATAATAAAAGATCAAGAGATAAAAGCACCTTTGGAAGTTTATTCGATTTTAGAAAGTTCATGTTTTGATTGTCATTCAAATAAAGCAGAATGGCCTTGGTATTCTCAAATTGCACCTGCTTCATGGGTTATTTCATCTCATGTTAATAGTGGAAGAGATGCTTTAAATTTTTCAATATGGGAAACATATACACAAGAAGAAAAACAAGAAGAATTAAAAGCTATTTATAGAACAGTTTATACAGTAATGCCATTGCCTAGTTATATATGGCTTCATCCTGAAGCTGATTTAACAAAAGAACAAAGAAGTCTAATACGAAAATGGACAGGAGTTAGAAAATAA
- a CDS encoding thioredoxin family protein has translation MKQIENLTQTLKYINTGNPVLIYFSGENCPVCKVLKPKIEEEVKKNFPLFETYEVKTDIHKEITSHFTVFSIPTILVFFDKKEFFRKGRNMSVPLFIQELKRPYNLMEK, from the coding sequence ATGAAACAAATAGAAAATCTAACTCAAACGCTTAAATATATTAATACAGGAAATCCAGTATTAATTTATTTCTCAGGTGAAAATTGTCCTGTTTGTAAGGTACTTAAACCAAAAATTGAAGAAGAAGTAAAAAAGAATTTTCCTTTATTTGAAACTTATGAAGTGAAAACAGATATACATAAAGAAATCACAAGTCATTTTACGGTATTTTCTATACCTACAATATTGGTATTTTTTGATAAAAAAGAGTTTTTTAGAAAGGGACGAAATATGTCAGTTCCACTTTTTATTCAAGAATTAAAAAGACCATATAATTTAATGGAAAAGTAA
- a CDS encoding DUF1538 domain-containing protein — protein sequence MMQFNFFLKLLKESFRDLLPIIIVILFFQLAIIQTVPDGWVNTAIGLGIVGVGLAIFLQGLEIGVFPIGEGLARDFAKSGWITWILIFGFLIGFGTTIAEPALAVIADKAASISSGRIDATILRFVVAGSVGFAILLGVFRIIKGHPIHYYIITGYIIVVSITFFAPPEIIGLSYDLGGVTTSTVTVPLVAALGIGLASNIKGRNPVIDGFGLIAFASLTPMIFVQIYGIAVYNLVDAHTVANIVINPIVSSPTDITLKSLIFGILAVVKDVIPILAIILFFQYAVLKKPIHNIKTVFLGFTLVILGLYAFILGLEMGLFSLGETMAYQLTKSNSVLMIYAFAFAIGFSTTMAEPALMAIAKKAKDISDGKINDFALRLFVALGVAIGIALGAFRIVDGGHIHYYIIVGYFVVIILTFIAPKYIIPIAYDSGGVTTSTVTVPLVAALGIGLATNIEGRSPLIDGFGLIAFASLFPMITVMLYGILTEKFGIKSDSQIEKEDLLHDNLADAENMDLATINIDGSTTRHSLSLEFSAVVVIVPIDKKLDAIQAAHKAGASGVTVLSADGIGLDEMANFYRTSFEANEALLFFLLPKYLVNDVVKSVIHSLHITTSGKGIAFAFPLSHMKGISLSKEDIFKEQSYQVNLKKDEPITCLDEEKENSYETNRKSNSNA from the coding sequence ATGATGCAGTTTAACTTCTTTTTAAAACTTTTAAAAGAATCTTTTAGGGATTTACTTCCAATTATAATAGTTATCTTATTTTTTCAATTAGCAATTATACAAACAGTTCCAGATGGATGGGTAAATACAGCTATAGGCTTGGGTATTGTTGGTGTTGGTTTAGCAATATTTTTACAAGGTCTTGAAATTGGTGTATTTCCAATTGGAGAAGGATTAGCAAGAGATTTTGCAAAATCTGGCTGGATTACTTGGATTCTAATTTTTGGCTTTCTGATTGGTTTTGGTACAACCATAGCAGAACCTGCACTTGCTGTAATTGCTGATAAAGCAGCTTCTATATCAAGTGGTAGAATTGATGCTACGATTCTTAGATTTGTTGTTGCAGGTTCTGTTGGATTCGCAATTTTATTAGGTGTTTTTAGGATTATTAAAGGTCATCCTATTCATTATTATATTATTACTGGATATATTATAGTAGTTAGTATAACATTTTTTGCACCTCCTGAAATTATTGGATTATCATATGATTTAGGTGGAGTTACTACTTCAACAGTTACAGTTCCTTTAGTTGCTGCACTTGGTATTGGACTAGCCTCAAATATAAAAGGAAGAAATCCAGTAATTGACGGTTTTGGACTTATTGCTTTTGCTTCATTAACACCTATGATTTTTGTACAAATTTATGGAATAGCTGTTTATAATCTAGTTGATGCACATACTGTTGCAAATATTGTAATAAATCCTATTGTTTCTTCACCAACAGATATTACTTTAAAATCTCTTATTTTTGGAATTTTAGCTGTTGTAAAAGATGTTATTCCTATTTTAGCTATTATTCTGTTTTTTCAATATGCAGTATTAAAAAAACCAATACATAATATAAAAACTGTATTTTTAGGTTTTACTTTAGTGATTTTAGGTTTATATGCATTTATTCTAGGACTTGAAATGGGGCTATTCTCACTTGGTGAGACAATGGCATATCAACTTACTAAGTCAAATTCTGTATTAATGATTTATGCATTTGCATTTGCTATTGGGTTTTCAACTACTATGGCAGAACCAGCACTTATGGCAATTGCGAAAAAAGCAAAAGATATTTCAGATGGTAAAATTAATGATTTTGCTCTAAGATTATTTGTAGCACTTGGTGTTGCAATTGGTATTGCTTTAGGAGCATTTAGAATTGTAGATGGTGGACATATTCATTATTATATTATTGTAGGATATTTTGTTGTGATTATTCTTACTTTTATAGCTCCAAAATATATTATTCCAATTGCTTATGATTCAGGAGGAGTTACAACTTCAACAGTTACAGTTCCTTTAGTTGCAGCACTTGGTATTGGATTAGCTACTAATATTGAAGGCAGATCTCCTTTAATTGATGGGTTTGGATTAATTGCTTTTGCTTCACTTTTTCCAATGATTACAGTAATGCTTTATGGTATTTTGACTGAAAAATTTGGTATTAAATCAGATAGCCAAATTGAAAAAGAAGATTTACTTCATGATAATTTAGCTGATGCTGAAAATATGGATTTAGCAACAATTAATATTGATGGTTCAACAACAAGACACTCTTTATCATTAGAGTTTTCAGCAGTTGTAGTCATTGTTCCTATTGATAAAAAACTCGATGCAATTCAAGCTGCACATAAAGCAGGTGCTTCTGGTGTTACTGTTCTTAGTGCAGATGGTATTGGACTTGATGAAATGGCTAATTTTTATAGAACATCTTTTGAAGCGAATGAAGCATTATTATTCTTTTTACTTCCAAAGTATTTAGTAAATGATGTTGTAAAATCAGTAATTCATTCTCTTCATATTACTACAAGTGGAAAAGGTATTGCTTTTGCTTTCCCTTTATCTCATATGAAAGGTATCTCTTTGTCAAAAGAAGATATTTTTAAAGAACAATCTTATCAAGTAAATTTAAAAAAAGATGAGCCTATTACTTGTCTTGATGAAGAAAAGGAAAATAGCTATGAAACAAATAGAAAATCTAACTCAAACGCTTAA
- a CDS encoding 2-isopropylmalate synthase has translation MDKNRIIVFDTTLRDGEQSPGCSMNTEEKIKIALQLEKLGVDVIEAGFAAASPGDFDAVSRIAERVKNSSICSLSRAIDNDIKQSGLAVCKAPKHRIHTFIATSPIHMKYKLKMSEDEVIKRAIHAVEYARTFVDDVEFSLEDAGRSDISFMKEVMDAVMTAGATTINLPDTVGYRLPNELGAMVKELSDFAGDRAIISVHNHNDLGLSTANTLAAVMNGARQIEVTINGLGERAGNSALEEAVMAIKTRKDAFGDLYTGINTAEIYPTSRLVATVTGVEPQQNKAIVGKNAFSHESGIHQDGVLKHQETYEIMKAEDVGVFKESTLILGKHSGRAAFRDKIEHFGFDKVTDEELNAAFERFKVLADKKKDVTDDDIRMLITDEALNQDKTYELVGLQISDCSNGVPTSAVAIKFQDQIMRDAAIGDGTMDAIFKTIDRLTGYNGELKDYKVTSVSEGKDALAKVTTRVSFDDNSPAFVGHGLSIDTMLATAKAYISALNSYLSQKERLSKQTSHQV, from the coding sequence ATGGACAAAAATAGGATTATAGTATTTGATACAACGTTAAGAGATGGAGAACAATCACCTGGTTGTTCAATGAATACAGAAGAAAAAATTAAAATTGCTTTACAATTAGAAAAGTTAGGTGTTGACGTTATTGAAGCTGGTTTTGCAGCAGCAAGTCCAGGGGATTTTGATGCTGTTAGTAGAATTGCTGAAAGAGTGAAAAACTCATCAATCTGTTCTTTATCTAGAGCAATTGATAATGATATTAAACAATCAGGTTTAGCCGTTTGTAAAGCACCTAAACATAGAATTCATACATTTATCGCAACTTCACCGATTCATATGAAATATAAATTAAAAATGAGTGAAGATGAAGTAATCAAAAGAGCAATTCATGCAGTTGAATATGCAAGAACTTTTGTTGACGATGTTGAATTTTCATTAGAAGATGCAGGAAGATCTGATATTTCTTTTATGAAAGAAGTAATGGATGCTGTAATGACTGCAGGTGCTACAACTATTAACTTACCAGATACTGTAGGTTATAGATTACCAAACGAATTAGGTGCAATGGTTAAAGAATTATCAGACTTTGCAGGTGATCGCGCAATTATTTCTGTACATAATCATAATGACTTAGGATTATCAACAGCTAATACTTTAGCAGCAGTTATGAATGGGGCAAGACAAATTGAAGTTACAATCAATGGTTTAGGAGAGCGTGCTGGAAATTCTGCATTAGAAGAAGCAGTAATGGCTATTAAAACTAGAAAAGATGCTTTTGGAGATTTATATACAGGAATTAATACAGCCGAAATTTATCCTACATCTAGATTGGTAGCAACAGTTACAGGTGTAGAACCACAACAAAACAAAGCAATTGTAGGTAAAAATGCATTTTCACATGAAAGTGGAATTCACCAAGATGGTGTGTTAAAACATCAAGAAACATATGAAATTATGAAAGCTGAAGATGTTGGTGTCTTTAAAGAATCTACATTAATTTTAGGTAAACATTCAGGTCGTGCTGCGTTTAGAGATAAAATTGAACACTTTGGTTTTGATAAAGTAACAGATGAAGAGTTAAATGCTGCTTTTGAAAGATTCAAAGTTTTAGCTGATAAGAAAAAAGATGTAACAGATGATGATATTAGAATGTTAATCACAGATGAAGCTTTAAATCAAGATAAAACTTATGAATTAGTTGGATTACAAATTTCAGACTGTTCAAATGGTGTTCCAACATCAGCTGTTGCGATTAAATTCCAAGATCAAATTATGAGAGATGCAGCTATTGGTGATGGAACAATGGATGCAATATTTAAAACAATTGATAGATTAACTGGATATAACGGTGAATTAAAAGATTATAAAGTTACATCAGTATCTGAAGGTAAAGATGCATTAGCAAAAGTTACTACAAGAGTTTCTTTTGATGATAACTCGCCTGCATTTGTAGGACATGGTTTAAGTATTGATACTATGTTAGCAACTGCAAAAGCATATATTAGTGCTTTAAACTCATATCTTTCTCAAAAAGAAAGATTATCAAAACAAACTTCTCATCAAGTATAA